Proteins from one Natrinema salinisoli genomic window:
- the acs gene encoding acetate--CoA ligase translates to MSQEDANLEARLEEQEAFEPPESFVEQANVTDPGIYDEFEENWPECWERAAELLSWDEEYDTVLEDGDAPFYEWFTGGELNASYNCLDRHVEEGRGDSVAIEWEGELGETRTYTYDELLDEVEDFAATLRDLGVEEDDVVTLYMPMVPELPIAMLACARIGAPHSVVFAGFSADALATRMNSADSEYLVTCDGYYRRGDPLDHISKTNEGLEGVEHEVSDVVVVDRLGHDLEHDLADNQHDYDELVADHEGSTVEPVPRDAEDMLFLMYTSGTTGKPKGVKHTTGGYLAYSAWTSHAVLDIEADDTYWCSADIGWITGHSYIVYGPLALGTTSVMYEGTPDYPDKDRLWEIVEKNEVDIFYTAPTAIRAFMKWGEEYTQNHDLSSLRLLGTVGEPINPRAWKWYYKHIGNEECPIVDTWWQTETGGMMITTLPGINTMKPGSAGPPLPGIDARVVDAQGEEVEAGQAGYVTVNNPWPGMLRTLYNNDERFIQEYWSEYSDEDADEWVYFPEDGAKIDEDDYITILGRVDDVINVSGHRLGTMEIESAVVGVEGIAEAAVVGGDHEVKGEAVYVYAIPEDGYEDRHAELEEKAMQAVLDSIGPIAKPEEIVFTHELPKTRSGKIMRRLLEDIASGNELGNTSTLRNPEVVDDIAEQVSSD, encoded by the coding sequence ATGTCACAGGAGGATGCCAATCTCGAGGCACGACTCGAAGAGCAGGAGGCGTTCGAGCCCCCCGAGTCGTTCGTCGAGCAGGCAAACGTCACCGATCCGGGGATCTACGACGAGTTCGAGGAGAACTGGCCAGAGTGTTGGGAGCGCGCAGCCGAGCTGCTCTCGTGGGACGAAGAGTACGATACCGTCCTCGAGGACGGAGACGCACCGTTCTACGAGTGGTTCACCGGCGGCGAACTCAACGCGTCGTACAACTGCCTCGACCGACACGTAGAGGAGGGTCGCGGGGACAGCGTCGCGATCGAGTGGGAGGGAGAACTCGGCGAGACGCGCACCTACACCTACGACGAGCTCCTCGACGAGGTCGAGGACTTCGCCGCGACGCTGCGAGACCTCGGCGTCGAAGAGGACGACGTCGTCACGCTGTACATGCCGATGGTTCCGGAGCTGCCGATCGCCATGCTGGCGTGTGCCCGCATCGGCGCACCCCACAGCGTCGTCTTCGCCGGCTTCTCGGCCGACGCGCTGGCGACGCGGATGAACTCGGCCGACAGCGAGTACCTCGTCACCTGCGACGGCTACTACCGGCGCGGGGACCCGCTCGATCACATCTCGAAGACCAACGAGGGACTCGAGGGCGTCGAGCACGAGGTCTCCGACGTCGTGGTCGTCGACCGACTGGGCCACGACTTAGAGCACGACCTCGCGGACAACCAGCACGATTACGACGAGCTGGTAGCCGACCACGAGGGGTCGACGGTGGAGCCGGTTCCGCGGGACGCTGAGGACATGCTGTTCCTGATGTACACCTCGGGGACCACCGGGAAGCCGAAGGGCGTCAAGCACACGACGGGCGGGTACCTCGCGTACTCCGCCTGGACGAGCCACGCCGTGTTGGACATCGAAGCCGACGACACCTACTGGTGTTCGGCGGACATCGGCTGGATTACCGGCCACTCCTACATCGTCTACGGCCCACTCGCGCTGGGCACGACGTCGGTGATGTACGAGGGAACACCGGACTACCCCGACAAGGACCGGCTGTGGGAGATCGTCGAGAAGAACGAGGTCGACATCTTCTACACCGCGCCGACGGCGATTCGCGCGTTCATGAAGTGGGGCGAGGAGTACACGCAGAACCACGATCTCTCCTCGCTGCGCTTGCTCGGCACCGTCGGAGAGCCCATCAACCCGCGGGCGTGGAAGTGGTACTACAAGCACATCGGCAACGAGGAGTGCCCGATCGTCGACACCTGGTGGCAGACCGAGACCGGGGGAATGATGATCACGACACTGCCGGGGATCAACACCATGAAACCCGGCTCCGCGGGACCACCGCTGCCGGGCATCGACGCCCGCGTCGTCGACGCACAGGGTGAGGAAGTCGAGGCCGGGCAGGCCGGCTACGTCACGGTCAACAACCCGTGGCCCGGCATGCTCCGCACGCTGTACAACAACGACGAGCGGTTCATCCAGGAGTACTGGAGCGAATACTCTGACGAGGACGCCGACGAGTGGGTCTACTTCCCCGAGGACGGCGCGAAGATCGACGAGGACGACTACATCACCATCCTCGGCCGCGTCGACGACGTGATCAACGTCTCCGGCCACCGGCTGGGCACGATGGAGATCGAGTCGGCCGTCGTCGGCGTCGAGGGGATCGCCGAAGCCGCCGTCGTCGGCGGCGACCACGAGGTCAAAGGCGAGGCCGTCTACGTCTACGCCATCCCAGAGGACGGCTACGAAGACCGCCACGCCGAACTCGAGGAGAAGGCCATGCAGGCCGTCCTCGACTCGATCGGCCCGATCGCCAAGCCCGAGGAGATCGTCTTCACGCACGAACTGCCCAAGACGCGCTCGGGCAAGATCATGCGCCGCCTGCTCGAGGACATCGCGAGCGGGAATGAGCTCGGGAACACCTCGACGCTGCGCAACCCCGAGGTCGTCGACGACATCGCGGAACAGGTCTCGAGCGACTAG
- a CDS encoding DUF4212 domain-containing protein translates to MTDNNSHDSTDNRTATDGGVAGQPGQSHRDTDYLSAEVNLLNPSTPFMRDHLRIVWTGFVIWFVIVFGPVTLTRLAPGVMTTQLPVIGFPLHYFLVATVAPTGALILSFWYSRKRDALDAKYGIDHQTTEETGRSGGDAAATDGGERTDGGVDE, encoded by the coding sequence ATGACAGATAATAACAGCCACGATTCGACTGACAACCGGACCGCAACGGACGGGGGGGTGGCCGGACAACCCGGTCAATCCCACCGAGATACCGACTATCTCAGTGCGGAGGTGAACTTGCTGAACCCGAGCACGCCGTTCATGCGCGACCACCTTCGTATCGTCTGGACGGGCTTCGTGATCTGGTTCGTCATTGTCTTCGGACCGGTAACGCTGACGCGGCTCGCACCCGGCGTAATGACGACGCAGCTTCCCGTCATCGGGTTCCCGCTGCACTACTTCCTGGTTGCGACCGTCGCGCCGACCGGTGCGTTGATCCTCTCGTTCTGGTACTCCCGCAAGCGCGACGCGCTCGACGCGAAGTACGGCATCGATCATCAGACCACCGAAGAAACCGGTCGCAGCGGCGGGGACGCCGCGGCGACCGACGGCGGTGAGCGCACCGACGGAGGTGTCGACGAATGA
- a CDS encoding sodium:solute symporter family transporter: protein MTGAANVVLQSGLLPEGLNVSFKLVPAILVLSMLLLFLAIGFVFRVADTENMWVAGRSIGNVENGMAIGANWMSAASYLGMAALIALSGFYGLAFVVGWTTGYFILLIFMAAQLRRFGKYTAPDFVGDRFNSDAARAIAAITTFLIGFVYAIGQARGMGLVGLYIFGDIGLPGLSGYQSMVVFMMAITVGYLTLSGMLGATKNMAVQYTILIIAFIAGLYVVGFTGGYSTVLPQIEYGMLISELGSEFSEPFVSGSYYLWIATCFSLIVGTCGLPHVLVRFYTVESERTARWSTVWGLFFICLLYWSAPAFAAFGTDLYGANVGEVYGDPGMSSAAGDVIVVLAAQLAELPQWFVGLIAAGGIAAAIATVAGLFIAGSSAISHDIYTNIINPDATQRQQILVGRLSIIALGVLTTLAALDPAAPIAALVSYAFSLAGSVLFPMFFLGMWWENTNRQGALAGMTTGLVIWFIPMINEVVPNYLGGVEGPFSAALSQWVPAIGSALIAVPIVFAITIAVSAATDEPPMETKRVVRQCHSPEPMTQQQTAEDVVTDGGETPADD from the coding sequence ATGACGGGCGCTGCGAACGTCGTTCTCCAGAGTGGCCTCCTTCCGGAGGGCCTGAACGTCTCGTTCAAGCTCGTTCCGGCCATCCTGGTCCTCTCGATGTTGCTCCTGTTCCTCGCGATCGGCTTCGTCTTCCGCGTGGCCGACACCGAGAACATGTGGGTCGCGGGACGATCCATCGGGAACGTCGAGAACGGGATGGCGATCGGTGCCAACTGGATGTCGGCCGCTTCGTATCTCGGGATGGCAGCGCTGATCGCACTGTCGGGCTTCTACGGCCTGGCGTTCGTCGTCGGCTGGACGACGGGCTACTTCATCCTGCTGATCTTCATGGCCGCACAGCTGCGCCGGTTTGGGAAGTACACCGCGCCGGACTTCGTCGGAGACCGCTTCAACTCCGACGCCGCACGCGCGATCGCGGCCATCACGACGTTCCTCATCGGGTTCGTCTACGCGATCGGCCAGGCCCGCGGCATGGGCCTCGTCGGTCTGTACATCTTCGGTGACATCGGCCTCCCGGGACTCTCCGGCTACCAGTCGATGGTCGTCTTCATGATGGCCATCACGGTCGGCTACCTGACGCTCTCGGGGATGCTGGGCGCGACCAAGAACATGGCCGTCCAGTACACCATCCTCATCATCGCGTTCATCGCCGGCCTCTACGTCGTCGGTTTCACGGGCGGGTACTCCACGGTGCTCCCCCAGATCGAGTACGGGATGCTGATCAGCGAACTCGGTAGCGAGTTCAGCGAACCCTTCGTGAGCGGGAGCTACTACTTATGGATAGCCACGTGTTTCTCGTTGATCGTCGGGACCTGCGGGCTACCGCACGTGCTCGTGCGGTTCTACACGGTCGAAAGCGAGCGCACCGCTCGCTGGTCGACGGTGTGGGGCCTGTTCTTCATCTGCCTGCTGTACTGGAGCGCCCCCGCGTTCGCGGCCTTCGGGACCGACCTCTACGGCGCGAACGTCGGTGAAGTGTACGGTGATCCCGGCATGAGTAGTGCTGCAGGTGACGTCATCGTCGTGCTCGCGGCCCAGCTGGCGGAACTGCCGCAGTGGTTCGTCGGGCTCATCGCGGCAGGCGGTATCGCTGCGGCGATCGCGACGGTCGCCGGACTGTTCATCGCCGGCTCGTCGGCCATCTCCCACGACATCTACACGAACATCATCAACCCCGACGCCACGCAGCGCCAGCAGATCCTCGTCGGCCGCCTGAGCATTATCGCGCTGGGCGTGCTGACGACGCTCGCTGCATTGGACCCCGCGGCACCCATCGCCGCGCTGGTGTCCTACGCGTTCTCGCTCGCCGGCTCGGTGCTGTTCCCGATGTTCTTCCTCGGTATGTGGTGGGAGAACACGAACCGTCAGGGAGCGCTCGCCGGTATGACCACTGGCCTCGTCATCTGGTTCATCCCGATGATCAACGAGGTCGTTCCCAACTATCTCGGTGGCGTCGAAGGGCCGTTCTCCGCAGCGCTGTCACAGTGGGTGCCCGCAATCGGCTCCGCGCTGATCGCAGTGCCGATCGTCTTCGCAATCACTATCGCTGTCTCGGCGGCAACCGACGAACCGCCGATGGAAACGAAACGGGTCGTGCGCCAGTGTCACAGCCCCGAACCGATGACCCAACAGCAGACGGCGGAAGACGTCGTCACTGATGGTGGCGAAACGCCAGCAGACGACTAA
- a CDS encoding universal stress protein, which yields MYEKILVPTDGSTTSKAAVEHAVDLAEKYEAGLHALYVIDTDSMSLSLGAEQLDRIEQGQYGEMTEVRERAEKATGYVADRARERGLETVEHVSAGKPHSLIADYVEDNGIDLVVMGSHGRSGIRRALLGSVTERTLRSTHTPVLVVDAEE from the coding sequence ATGTACGAGAAAATACTCGTTCCGACGGACGGCAGTACGACCTCGAAGGCGGCCGTCGAACACGCGGTCGACCTCGCCGAGAAGTACGAAGCCGGACTCCACGCGCTGTACGTGATCGACACCGACTCGATGAGTCTGAGCCTCGGCGCCGAACAGCTCGATCGCATCGAACAGGGCCAGTACGGCGAAATGACCGAAGTGCGAGAGCGGGCCGAAAAAGCCACCGGCTACGTCGCCGACCGTGCTCGAGAGCGCGGCCTCGAGACCGTCGAGCACGTCTCGGCCGGGAAACCCCACTCGCTCATCGCCGACTACGTCGAGGACAACGGCATCGACCTCGTCGTGATGGGATCCCACGGGCGGTCGGGCATCCGACGGGCGCTGCTCGGTAGCGTCACCGAACGGACGCTCCGGTCGACGCACACGCCGGTTCTGGTCGTCGACGCAGAGGAGTAG
- a CDS encoding cupin domain-containing protein has product MRKTNQSDVKWDEYDHGEATFRRKELSNAVDASDLGCSLYELPAGSRSWPYHYHTANEEAIYVLAGEGKLETPDGLEPLTAGDYATFPANEQGGHRVVNDGDEPLRYLAISTMNEPDVTVYPEMDKFGVYVGSPPGGREERSLEGYYRIDDETDYWEE; this is encoded by the coding sequence ATGCGAAAGACGAACCAATCCGACGTCAAGTGGGACGAGTACGACCACGGGGAAGCCACCTTCCGGCGGAAGGAACTCTCGAACGCCGTCGACGCGTCCGACCTCGGCTGTAGCCTCTACGAGCTCCCCGCCGGAAGTCGGTCGTGGCCGTACCACTACCACACGGCCAACGAGGAAGCGATCTACGTGCTGGCGGGCGAGGGGAAACTCGAGACGCCGGACGGTCTCGAGCCCCTGACGGCCGGCGACTACGCGACGTTCCCGGCGAACGAGCAGGGCGGCCACAGAGTCGTCAACGACGGCGACGAACCGCTCCGGTATCTCGCTATCTCGACGATGAACGAGCCGGACGTGACGGTCTACCCGGAGATGGACAAGTTCGGCGTCTACGTCGGCTCGCCGCCGGGCGGCCGCGAGGAACGCTCGCTCGAGGGCTACTACCGCATCGACGACGAGACGGACTACTGGGAGGAGTGA
- a CDS encoding tRNA (cytidine(56)-2'-O)-methyltransferase produces the protein MHDDSEVAVLRLGHRPGRDDRMTTHVGLTARALGADRVLFPDNAGQSLETVTDITDRFGGPFEAELTGSPQGVINNWEGRVVHLTMYGERVQDVEADIRAAHATEGEPLLLVVGSEKVPFDVYEAADWNVGVTNQPHSEVAGLAVFLDRLFEGRELEQEWDDADRHVIPKETGKRVEPVDGDEEHSADE, from the coding sequence ATGCACGACGATAGCGAGGTCGCCGTCCTCCGGCTCGGCCACCGTCCCGGCCGGGACGACCGGATGACGACCCACGTCGGCCTGACAGCCCGGGCGCTGGGAGCCGACCGCGTCCTCTTTCCCGACAACGCCGGCCAGTCGCTCGAGACCGTGACGGACATCACCGACCGGTTCGGCGGTCCCTTCGAAGCCGAACTCACCGGGTCACCGCAGGGAGTCATCAACAACTGGGAGGGTCGGGTCGTCCACCTCACGATGTACGGCGAGCGCGTTCAGGATGTCGAGGCGGATATCCGAGCGGCACACGCGACCGAGGGAGAACCGCTCCTGCTCGTCGTCGGCTCCGAGAAGGTTCCCTTCGACGTCTACGAGGCGGCCGACTGGAACGTCGGCGTCACCAACCAGCCTCACTCCGAAGTGGCCGGACTGGCCGTCTTCCTCGACCGGCTGTTCGAGGGGCGCGAACTCGAGCAGGAGTGGGACGACGCAGACCGGCACGTGATCCCGAAAGAGACCGGCAAGCGGGTCGAGCCGGTCGACGGCGACGAGGAGCACAGCGCCGACGAGTGA
- a CDS encoding class I adenylate-forming enzyme family protein has protein sequence MNLDAVDDSALNGNVAKLFDQTAAHHGDAQAMEHHGRRWTHDEVRVWTAELAGGLHDIGLEPGDRMLLFLPNCPQYLIASIGAFKAGVVISPVNPQYKRREVAYQLEDTDAKAIVTHPALREVVDEATEDADTDLEIITIQSEDWPRDPDDHAFEELRGEPTLVDRADDDVALLPYTSGTTGDPKGVQLTHANTRAQLVWPLTASNVDVEPEDVRSLTWLPLYHITGFTHTALQPLVGGGRLYFRSALEWDAQECMQLIEDEGITHFVGVTTMYADMVEAEDFGEYDLTSLESASEGGAKLSAAVQERFEKTAGVDISEGYGLTETHGATHTQSGSTFGLQHGTIGQPLRMTDCKIVDDSGEEVGPGEEGELLVRGPQVMTGYHNLPAATDAAFTENGYFRTGDVARRDGNNYYEIVDRKKHVIVSAGYNVYPSELEGLLLEHEAVADAAVVGIPDERRNEVPKAFVIPVPGVEPGSDMTSEEIKQFCLEEVAEYKHPREVEFIDELPRTTSGKVQKYKLEEEE, from the coding sequence ATGAACCTGGACGCAGTCGATGACTCCGCACTGAACGGCAACGTCGCGAAACTGTTCGACCAGACCGCGGCCCATCACGGAGATGCGCAGGCGATGGAACACCACGGTCGGCGCTGGACCCACGACGAGGTACGTGTCTGGACCGCGGAACTGGCCGGCGGGCTTCACGATATCGGCCTCGAACCCGGCGACCGAATGCTTCTCTTCCTGCCGAACTGTCCGCAGTACCTCATCGCCTCGATCGGTGCGTTCAAAGCCGGCGTCGTGATCTCGCCGGTCAACCCGCAGTACAAGCGCCGCGAGGTGGCCTACCAGCTCGAGGATACGGACGCGAAAGCAATCGTCACCCACCCGGCGCTACGGGAGGTGGTCGACGAGGCGACCGAGGACGCCGACACGGACCTCGAAATCATCACGATCCAAAGCGAGGACTGGCCCCGGGACCCGGACGATCACGCGTTCGAAGAACTTCGGGGCGAACCCACCTTAGTCGACCGCGCGGACGACGACGTCGCGCTGCTGCCCTACACGTCCGGGACGACCGGCGATCCGAAGGGCGTCCAGCTCACCCACGCCAACACGCGAGCACAGCTCGTGTGGCCGCTGACCGCCTCCAACGTCGACGTCGAACCCGAAGACGTCCGCAGCCTCACCTGGCTCCCGCTGTACCACATCACCGGCTTCACCCACACCGCGCTCCAGCCGCTAGTCGGCGGCGGCCGGCTTTACTTCCGCAGCGCGCTCGAGTGGGACGCCCAAGAGTGCATGCAACTGATCGAGGACGAGGGGATCACGCACTTCGTCGGCGTGACGACGATGTACGCGGACATGGTCGAAGCAGAGGATTTCGGCGAGTACGATCTCACCAGCCTCGAGTCGGCGTCGGAGGGCGGCGCGAAGCTCTCGGCTGCGGTTCAGGAGCGGTTCGAGAAAACCGCCGGCGTGGACATCTCGGAGGGGTACGGGCTCACCGAGACCCACGGGGCGACCCACACCCAGAGCGGTTCGACGTTCGGCCTACAACACGGCACGATCGGCCAGCCCCTGCGGATGACCGACTGCAAGATCGTCGACGATTCGGGCGAGGAGGTCGGCCCCGGGGAGGAGGGCGAACTCCTCGTTCGCGGCCCGCAGGTGATGACGGGCTATCACAACCTGCCAGCGGCCACGGACGCCGCCTTCACCGAGAACGGCTACTTCCGGACCGGCGACGTCGCCCGCCGTGACGGCAACAACTACTACGAGATCGTCGACCGGAAGAAACACGTCATCGTCTCCGCCGGCTACAACGTCTACCCCAGCGAGCTCGAGGGCCTCCTGCTCGAGCACGAGGCCGTCGCGGACGCCGCCGTCGTCGGGATCCCGGACGAGCGGCGCAACGAAGTGCCGAAGGCGTTCGTCATCCCCGTCCCGGGTGTCGAACCCGGCAGCGACATGACGAGTGAGGAGATCAAACAGTTCTGTCTCGAGGAAGTCGCCGAGTACAAACACCCCCGCGAGGTCGAGTTCATCGATGAACTCCCGCGGACGACCAGCGGGAAGGTGCAAAAGTACAAACTCGAAGAGGAGGAGTAG
- a CDS encoding cupin domain-containing protein, giving the protein MNQSKEELAVVMETPDAVVQHQAGFGGATEDDEMAAEHFQISAGTDLTPLLEGLHDDTCQCPHWGYVIDGEITVQYSDGSEEVDEAGDLVYWPPGHTLWVGDDDAEFVLFSPHEEHMDVFDHMATRMED; this is encoded by the coding sequence ATGAACCAATCCAAAGAAGAGCTAGCAGTAGTCATGGAAACGCCGGATGCAGTGGTCCAACATCAAGCGGGCTTCGGTGGGGCAACCGAAGACGACGAGATGGCCGCAGAACACTTCCAGATCAGCGCCGGAACCGATCTCACGCCCCTCCTGGAGGGACTGCACGACGATACGTGTCAGTGCCCACACTGGGGGTACGTGATCGATGGCGAAATTACGGTCCAGTATTCCGACGGCTCCGAGGAGGTAGACGAGGCCGGCGATCTCGTGTACTGGCCGCCGGGCCACACCCTCTGGGTCGGCGACGACGACGCGGAGTTCGTCCTCTTTAGCCCGCACGAGGAGCACATGGACGTCTTCGACCACATGGCGACCAGGATGGAGGACTAA
- a CDS encoding MBL fold metallo-hydrolase, translated as MTPDASCRAVRDDAVHSRIHRLEFDVPWPPKHVAAYLLEGPEPILIDAGAPDETGGSEHEGESELREGLAEYDYEPADVDHVVVTHIHSDHIGQLPALRAAGATVHAPKAGIERLEGDLDAVQSGLRETATSAGYSGDALETVIEEELDSRRRDRRLVERETAQPIDPSEPLSIGDREFTVFETPGHEIDHLCFETTIGGTDVLFAGDALIEPFRAGAFQVGFHPGAYDAVEAYYEAMDRLTETTATHVFPGHGPVFEDPQRVVETTRERLDTLLEETASALAEIEPATPLSVAEERVGNVRYHAPVLDTLGALGTLEKQGTVSYEVDDGVRYYETQ; from the coding sequence ATGACTCCCGACGCTTCGTGCCGTGCCGTTCGCGACGACGCCGTCCACTCGCGGATCCACCGCCTCGAGTTCGACGTTCCCTGGCCGCCAAAACACGTCGCCGCCTACCTGCTCGAGGGGCCGGAACCGATCCTGATCGACGCGGGTGCGCCCGACGAAACCGGCGGGTCCGAACACGAGGGCGAATCGGAACTGCGCGAGGGACTCGCCGAATACGACTACGAACCGGCCGACGTCGACCACGTCGTCGTGACCCACATCCACAGCGATCACATCGGACAGCTCCCCGCGCTGCGGGCCGCCGGCGCGACGGTTCACGCACCGAAGGCGGGGATCGAACGACTCGAGGGCGACCTGGACGCCGTCCAGTCCGGGCTTCGAGAGACGGCGACCTCGGCCGGGTACAGCGGCGACGCCCTCGAGACGGTGATCGAAGAGGAACTCGACTCCCGCCGTCGGGACCGGCGACTGGTCGAGCGCGAAACCGCCCAGCCGATCGACCCCTCCGAACCCCTCTCCATCGGCGATCGCGAATTCACAGTCTTCGAAACGCCGGGTCACGAGATCGACCACCTCTGTTTCGAGACGACGATAGGAGGGACGGACGTGCTCTTCGCGGGTGACGCGCTCATCGAACCGTTTCGCGCCGGGGCCTTCCAGGTCGGCTTCCATCCCGGTGCCTACGACGCCGTCGAGGCCTACTACGAGGCCATGGATCGGCTGACCGAAACGACCGCAACGCACGTCTTCCCCGGCCACGGCCCCGTCTTCGAGGACCCTCAGCGCGTCGTCGAGACCACGCGGGAACGACTGGATACGCTGCTCGAGGAGACGGCGTCGGCGCTCGCGGAAATCGAACCCGCCACGCCGCTGTCGGTCGCCGAGGAGCGCGTCGGGAACGTCCGTTATCACGCGCCGGTGCTCGATACGCTGGGGGCGCTCGGGACGCTCGAGAAGCAGGGGACCGTCTCCTACGAGGTCGACGACGGCGTTCGGTACTACGAGACGCAGTGA
- the tfe gene encoding transcription factor E, with protein sequence MAFEDLLEDPVIQKYLHELVGPKGMPVAAAPPDGEVTDEELAEELDLELNDVRRALFILYENDLATYRRLRDEDSGWLTYLWTFEYDNIPENLEEEMYRLREALDERREYERNHEFYLCEICSIRFEFGEAMDFNFECPECGSPLESMDNNRLVTAMDDRLDDLEDELNIDADA encoded by the coding sequence ATGGCTTTTGAGGACCTGCTCGAGGACCCGGTAATCCAGAAATATTTGCACGAGCTGGTCGGTCCCAAGGGGATGCCCGTCGCGGCGGCGCCCCCGGACGGCGAGGTGACTGACGAGGAGCTCGCGGAGGAACTGGACCTCGAGTTGAACGACGTGCGGCGCGCGCTGTTCATCTTGTATGAGAACGATCTCGCCACGTATCGGCGGCTGCGCGACGAGGACTCGGGGTGGCTGACCTACCTCTGGACCTTCGAGTACGACAACATTCCGGAGAACCTCGAGGAGGAGATGTACCGGCTCCGCGAGGCGCTCGACGAGCGCCGAGAGTACGAGCGCAACCACGAGTTCTACCTCTGCGAGATCTGTTCCATCCGTTTCGAGTTCGGCGAGGCGATGGACTTCAACTTCGAGTGCCCCGAATGCGGCTCGCCGCTGGAATCGATGGATAACAATAGACTGGTCACTGCGATGGACGACCGCCTCGACGACCTCGAGGACGAACTCAACATCGACGCGGACGCCTGA
- a CDS encoding DUF2110 family protein, with protein MVVLATKLYVDGDARERSLDSLRSLVTNEIGELDVEFEIGVRHDDFPSVTIEGEDATVARNVLREEFGEIVPDLEAGETYIGTLESWDEDGFVLDAGQGEGVRIPTDELGLGPGSATQIRDRYGLVQHLPLQFVYGGDSDDADSEPSRLADAEQDRLYEWTRGDGRLNVNSATRAEVRATLNRAGHAQDYVTVERLGLLEQSVICTENTDPPGLLASVGEYLPAELRCVVP; from the coding sequence ATGGTCGTACTCGCAACCAAACTGTACGTCGACGGAGACGCCCGCGAGCGGTCCCTCGATTCGCTGCGCTCGCTCGTGACCAACGAGATCGGCGAACTCGACGTGGAGTTCGAGATCGGCGTTCGTCACGACGATTTCCCGTCGGTGACGATCGAGGGCGAGGACGCCACCGTCGCGCGGAACGTCCTCCGCGAGGAGTTCGGCGAGATCGTCCCCGATCTCGAGGCCGGCGAGACCTACATCGGGACGCTCGAGTCCTGGGACGAGGACGGGTTCGTCCTCGACGCGGGACAGGGCGAGGGCGTGCGGATTCCGACCGACGAACTCGGTCTCGGCCCGGGATCGGCGACGCAGATCCGCGACCGCTATGGGCTGGTCCAGCATTTGCCCCTCCAGTTCGTCTACGGCGGCGATAGCGACGACGCAGATAGCGAGCCGTCCCGGCTCGCCGACGCCGAGCAGGACCGCCTCTACGAGTGGACCCGCGGCGACGGTCGGCTCAACGTCAACAGCGCGACCCGAGCCGAGGTACGGGCCACGCTCAACCGGGCGGGCCACGCACAGGACTACGTGACCGTGGAGCGCCTCGGCCTGCTCGAGCAGAGCGTCATCTGCACCGAAAACACCGATCCGCCGGGGCTGCTCGCGAGCGTCGGTGAGTACCTCCCGGCCGAACTCCGCTGTGTCGTTCCCTAG